A region from the Candidatus Tenderia electrophaga genome encodes:
- a CDS encoding alkaline phosphatase, whose product MNIHIVSTTLRQRFERLVTSKHLVSGMAIASFAESTVVPVPLEVVLVPAMQANRQRLWWLSGAALVGCLLGAIVGYAIGYWFVSAIGEQIVNLFGNTQQYEKALAQIRNNGFWFVLSVGLIPIPFQIAMLAAGAAKYSLFGYLLATFISRGVRYFSLALLVWKYGDGAQALIERHKCASMATITGLVIGLWGLRWVLGN is encoded by the coding sequence ATGAATATACATATCGTAAGCACAACTCTGCGGCAGAGATTCGAAAGGCTTGTCACTTCCAAGCATCTGGTGAGCGGCATGGCGATTGCTTCGTTTGCCGAATCGACCGTGGTGCCTGTGCCCTTGGAGGTGGTGCTCGTTCCTGCGATGCAAGCGAATCGTCAGCGTCTCTGGTGGCTGTCAGGCGCCGCCCTGGTGGGTTGCCTGTTAGGCGCAATAGTGGGGTATGCCATCGGCTATTGGTTTGTCAGTGCGATCGGGGAGCAGATTGTGAATCTGTTCGGAAACACGCAGCAATATGAGAAAGCATTAGCGCAAATCAGAAATAACGGGTTTTGGTTTGTGCTGAGTGTCGGGCTGATACCTATCCCCTTTCAAATCGCCATGCTTGCGGCCGGTGCTGCGAAATATTCTTTGTTTGGCTACCTTTTGGCAACCTTTATATCAAGAGGAGTGCGGTATTTCAGCCTGGCGCTACTCGTATGGAAATACGGTGATGGGGCGCAGGCGCTGATTGAAAGGCACAAGTGTGCCAGCATGGCCACGATAACTGGATTAGTGATCGGCCTCTGGGGGTTAAGGTGGGTGCTTGGGAATTAG